The nucleotide window ATAAACCAATGAGTGTTTCTATtaagacctccaaatctgctcacttgacctcactctattatcaattattaaatgacatatataacctaatataaaatgactattaaggacaataattataccaaaaaaatattatatttattttatgtagactttccaattcaataatattatattgtattctttattattttccttattttcattttccaatttcactacatactcattaaagttttcatatatatttaataagaaataaaaatatgagTAAGCTCATGTGATAGAAAAATCTATGTTATATATGttaaacgcatattggtgagggaaaacaaaataaatcctattATGATttttgacctaaatctaagtttatccattatatttgctataaataaaaaaagaagaagaaaaaagagctagcaattaaaaaaaaactaaaaaatatttaaataattaatcatgaggtacaaaaaaaagagagaaaaaataaacattaaaaaaatgatttcttcaaatttttttttttgcactgctaaaatagaaaaaaaaattaaaaaaaaaacacagaatagttcatgttattttcttatgaattagaaattaattcttgaaactcaatacctttgtgtttgatttttgttttttattggaaaaaagatttatgcatgttgtttgattaagaaatgtatatgcagtcatgagttcgagtcaccatgggggcaggagtgaaactctttgatcctctttttaaaaaagaaaagaaaaaaaagaaatatatatgcagttaagatttatagagtaattaaatcattgaaatgactaagtttttttgttttaaagataacaatttgtttgcaaattatatgagtgaggttatttgaggaactttagtgaggtgagtaaatttagtatttggaaATGTGTAAAAAACATAGAGGTCAAATGAGTAAATTTGAAGGTTCCAATAGCAAAACTCTAAACCAATAAAGCAGATTACCTTAGGACGCGGTTGGATTGGGTGATTTCAATATGGAGATTTGGATTTCAGCCTTCCAGATCCAATAGTCCCCACCATCTTAATTTGGACGTAAACAACTGGGCAATTGTAGGACGAATCTTCCACAAGATATTGATGAATTCTTGGTTAGAAAAAGCCTTCTCGATCCAATAGTCCCCACCATCTTAATTTGGATGTAAACAACTGGGAAATTGTAGGAAAAATCTTCCACAAGATATTGATTAATTCTTGGTCAAAAAAAGCTGACCGAGACACTTGGCAAtaatacaatttttatttttacaattaAGCTTCTTAACACACTCTCGTTCCACCATTTTTTCTGTGTACCTTTCTCGATCAGCAAGTGGGGGACCGTTTTGGCTCTTATAAATACAGCCGAGAGACTTTATAGTCTTCACAAGCATTTCAAGTTCTTTCATTATTCTCAACTGTGCTGAAAGGTGATCACTCCAATTTTctctaaattttcattttcaggTACTGGCTTTCTTGTtccctttctcctttttttgtttgtttagtttCTCCTACTTTTTATGCGTCTATGcagggaaattctagtgtagtggtgggtatctcatacctgcatttacaaaagtgagaacaaattttgttgtcaaagttgtaatttgagtcctactttgtgtaatcttagttctaataatggtaattacatctcttacgacattttacaagtttttgaacaaattcgttgtcaatgttgtaatcttagttctaatattggtaattacacctcttacgacatttttacaagcttttgaacaaattcgttgtcaatgttgtaatttttgtttaactatatgtaaatagtgtaaatgaatatggtaacttttgttctcaatgttgtaattttggttcaaatacttgtaaatttttgttcaaatagttgtaaatgagggtatctcatacccaccagtaGCTTGTCTCGTCTATGCATatggtttttatattttctcaaCTTATTGCTTTTGGGATTTCAGTGACAGTTTGACAGATAATGGGTGGAAAGAGAGAGTTAATCCGCAGGTCGTGGATGTCACTTAAGGACCTTTGCAGGCGTGAAGCAGACTGGAACTCATATAAGGTCGCTTGCGAGGAAGATGCAGATTTGAAATCCTTTGACGCCGACGTCCAAAGCCGAACCACAAAGGTTATCAGCACCCTTCAGAATGGAGGTGTTTCAACTGATTATGTGAGTGATGCCATAGCATATGTGACAGAATTTAACAAGCAGACTGTGGACGCAATCAGGGTGTGCAGAGAAGATATAACGAGTGGTGCGtggaagaataagaagaagaagattaagaGTGAAGAAAGCTTtaaggtggtggtggaggagtaCGTCGACAACAGCCAGGAGATGCTGGATTTCTGCTCTGTATTGGACAAGTTCCTGAAATCGGCTCGCAACAACCATTTTGAGATTGAACAAGTAATTCAACAGTGCGAGATGGAGACTGATCTCGAGGGAGGAAATAAGTACGTGAGGATTTCGAGGAAATTGAAGAGTCTCAAGGCTAGTGCACACCATTACGATTCTGCAAACAGATTATTAGAAAAGATTCAAAGCTTGCAGGCCAAGAATCAAGGGCTGATCGATAAACTGAAAATTGAATATGAGAAGTTGGCAAACAAGCGGAAGAGCGTTCGCGCTTGGAAGAAGGCGGTGAATATGATATTCATCACCACAGTGGCTGCCCAAGTTATTTCTGCAGTCGCGTTGCTAGCTATGGTTAATCCAGCTGCTTCTGCAGCTATTGCTGTTACCATTGCCCCAGTAATTGGTGGACATCATTGGGCTCTTGGTTTGCTGGCAGAATATGAAAAAAGTTTGAATGATGACAAAGTGATACTGCAAACAATGCATGATGCAAGTGTGTTTTGCATCAAGGAGTTGGGTGACGTAAAGTTTCTCATCGATAAGGTTGTAAATGAGATCGATGCTGTCTTGTTTCACGATTGTCATGCTGATTCTGCCATGGAGGAGGGACAAGTGGAAAACGCTATCAAGAATATTAAGAGTAAGCTGGACATGTTTCTCAAGAAAATTGAGATATTGGAGGAAAAAGGAGAGACTTGCAGCTCTGAGGTATTGAAATCAAGGGATAAGGTTGTGAGGAGCATGAAAGCATAGATAGCAGGCAGCTCTGGCTGGTATGAAAAAATGCTTTTGATATTTTGGTAATAAAACTGGAGAAGCTTTTCCATCATGCATGGTCAAACTTTTAAGATTGTATGATCGATAATACGGACTGGTGAAatgaattcatatatatatatatattttattctatgtttttatatatgtatattggCCAAGTAGTGAAGTGCGGTATGCCTGTATCTAGACTGCGAGAGTTCTgtcttttttggtttttaaagCTTTAAACAGTGAATAAGTCATCGACAAAATGTGGATCTCTTTCTAAATTAGTAAATTTCAATATGTTCTTTATTTATGGGTGTTCATCGGCCATGATTGACTTtgccatttttattttatttctagaagtttttttttttttggaaaatcatCCAAAAAGTACATGATTTTTGGCTCATTCTAAACTTTGAtacctcaagtttcaaatagATCAGAATGGTAAATTCGTCGATTTAAGTATTCTATAATAGAAACAAGGGATATCCAACAGTCGGATTCCCGTAAATCGACAACCGAAACTCCACACTTTGGAAAATCACAATCAATACCAAACTTCCTCCGATTTCCACTAAAGTCATCTCTACAAGTACTACACGCTACAATCAACCAAACTAACCAAATTAGGAGGCCAGAATCAGCCCCCATGCGCCATCAACATTGCCAATTTCTTCCTCTCATCAAGCCCAGCAAATtccataactacaacaaagtgACCCCGACCCAACAATAGTACTCGGAGCTGTTAGCCCAGTTACGAAGGCTGTCAGTTGCCATATTTTGAAGGGTAGTTTCATCCTTTCACCATTCTTGTTCTCCAAAGTTTCTAAGTAGATCCAGAAACCATATTTGCAGCAAAGCCCAATGTGATTTCAGAAAACCCAGTCAAGGCAGAGTAAAATAGAAAGCAACTTTGTATGTATTTGTGGCAATCGTAATTTATAGACTCAAATCGGAGAAGAAGACGAAAGGCTCAAAAAGATTGGATTTTGATTCCAATATCTGAAACCCAATACGTCACCGCCACCACCCACTTTGATTCTTTTCAAAGCCAAATCATTCATCATAACCAAAcccaaattcaaaattaaaatccaGTTCCATGAGGAACCCATTTCCAAGAGTCCCTTTAAATCAAGGGGGACCATGTTCTCAACTCACAATTAGAGTTGAAATTTAATTAACCAGTGAAGGCTGGAGAAAAGGGTGTATAGTTTTACACTAGCAATggtacccgcgctttgctgcgggatttgTTGTTGCTAACAATTTACAATAATGTATGATAAAACTGAATAAGACTTGTTTTTTTATCAAAGTGATAAAACACCATATATCACACATTTAATAGGAATAGTGCAGCAAACAGTAATGCTAAATGTAAGAGACAGTTTCCTGCCTCCAAAATTGTTTTGAGTTTACAAAGCCTTTAGCCTGATTCTTCTTTAGAAGAGTTGCTAACATTACCAATATCTTCCACTTCAGCAACCCTGGACTCCTTCACCTCAAGCCTTCCCTAATCTCATCCAGCTTTCCTGCCATAAGTCTCACATGCTGTTTCAAACTCAATATCTGTGCTTCCAAGGAATTCGAAAAAGTTT belongs to Rosa chinensis cultivar Old Blush chromosome 4, RchiOBHm-V2, whole genome shotgun sequence and includes:
- the LOC112199397 gene encoding UPF0496 protein At4g34320 — encoded protein: MGGKRELIRRSWMSLKDLCRREADWNSYKVACEEDADLKSFDADVQSRTTKVISTLQNGGVSTDYVSDAIAYVTEFNKQTVDAIRVCREDITSGAWKNKKKKIKSEESFKVVVEEYVDNSQEMLDFCSVLDKFLKSARNNHFEIEQVIQQCEMETDLEGGNKYVRISRKLKSLKASAHHYDSANRLLEKIQSLQAKNQGLIDKLKIEYEKLANKRKSVRAWKKAVNMIFITTVAAQVISAVALLAMVNPAASAAIAVTIAPVIGGHHWALGLLAEYEKSLNDDKVILQTMHDASVFCIKELGDVKFLIDKVVNEIDAVLFHDCHADSAMEEGQVENAIKNIKSKLDMFLKKIEILEEKGETCSSEVLKSRDKVVRSMKA